In Xiphophorus couchianus chromosome 24, X_couchianus-1.0, whole genome shotgun sequence, a single genomic region encodes these proteins:
- the ftcd gene encoding formimidoyltransferase-cyclodeaminase, with protein sequence MAQLVECVPNFSEGRDQKVIDAVAAAISETAGCSLLDVDPGASTNRTVYTFVGPPEAVVQGALNAARRAFGLIDMSKHSGEHPRTGALDVCPFIPVQNVSMDDCVRCADQFGRRLAETLQVPVYLYGEAARSESRRNLPSVRSGEYEALPEKLKSEEWAPDFGPALFVPSWGATVTGARKFLIAYNVNLIGTKEQAHRIALDIREQGRGKDQPGLLKKVQGLGWYLEEENLAQVSTNILDFELTPLHAVYQEICGVAEELKLPVVGSQVVGLIPLKALLDAADFYMKTEQLFIIEEEHKVRLVISKLGLDSLSPFNPKQRIIEYMVRSQEEGGLVSLTLQQFVRSVGARTAAPGGGSVSAAVGALGAALGAMVGQMTYGKRQFENLDFVMRKLIPPFHQAMNELLGLVDADSAAFNGYMVALKMPKSSSEERSRREAAMQEGLKRAVGVPLALAEKVSVLWPSLKQMVLFGNIGCKSDAQVAAKALETAVFGAFYNVMINLKDVSDEAFRLATQRRVSELLQEAKDSVASILDAAENRT encoded by the exons ATGGCTCAGCTGGTGGAGTGCGTTCCTAACTTCTCTGAGGGCCGAGACCAGAAG GTGATCGATGCCGTCGCCGCCGCCATCTCTGAGACGGCCGGCTGCAGCCTGCTGGACGTCGACCCGGGAGCCTCCACCAACCGGACCGTCTACACCTTCGTGGGCCCCCCGGAGGCCGTGGTGCAGGGGGCGCTGAACGCCGCCCGCCGGGCCTTCGGCCTCATCGACATGAGCAAACATTCAG GGGAACACCCTCGCACCGGAGCGCTGGACGTCTGTCCCTTCATCCCCGTCCAGAACGTCAGCATGGACGACTGCGTCCGCTGCGCCGACCAGTTTGGACGGCGGCTGGCGGAGACGCTGCAAGTTCCTG TGTATCTTTACGGAGAAGCGGCTCGGTCCGAGTCCAGGAGGAATCTCCCGTCGGTTCGATCCGGAGAGTACGAAGCTCTACCTGAGAAG ctgaagagTGAAGAGTGGGCCCCTGACTTTGGCCCCGCCCTCTTCGTGCCGTCGTGGGGCGCCACGGTAACCGGTGCTCGCAAGTTCCTGATCGCGTACAACGTGAACCTGATCGGCACCAAGGAGCAGGCTCATCGGATCGCCCTGGACATCCGTGAACAGGGCCGAGGAAAGGACCAG CCAGGTCTCCTGAAGAAGGTTCAGGGTCTGGGCTGGtacctggaggaggagaaccTGGCCCAGGTGTCCACCAACATCCTGGACTTTGAGCTGACGCCGCTCCACGCCGTGTATCAGGAGATCTGCGGGGTCGCTGAG GAGCTGAAGCTTCCTGTGGTCGGCTCCCAGGTCGTCGGTCTGATTCCTCTGAAGGCTCTGCTGGACGCCGCCGACTTCTACATGAAAACAGAGCAGCTCTTCATCATCGAAGAGGAGCACAAAGTCCGGCTG GTGATCAGTAAACTGGGCCTGGATTCACTGAGTCCCTTCAACCCAAAGCAGAGGATCATTGA GTACATGGTGAGGTCACAGGAAGAAGGCGGGCTCGTGTCTCTGACTCTGCAGCAGTTTGTTCGCAGCGTTGGAGCGCGAACAGCCGCTCCAGGAGGAGGGTCTGTTTCTGCCGCCGTCGGCGCTCTG GGGGCAGCGCTGGGCGCCATGGTGGGGCAGATGACGTACGGAAAGAGGCAGTTTGAGAACCTGGACTTTGTGATGAGGAAGCTGATTCCTCCGTTCCATCAGGCCATGAACGAGCTGCTGGGGTTGGTGGACGCCGACTCCGCCGCCTTCAACGGCTACATG GTGGCGCTGAAAATGCCGAAGTCCAGCAGCGAGGAGAGGAGCAG GAGAGAAGCGGCGATGCAGGAAGGCCTGAAGCGGGCCGTCGGCGTCCCGCTGGCTTTGGCTGAGAAGGTCAGCGTCCTCTGGCCGTCTCTGAAGCAGATGGTTCTGTTCGGGAACATCGGCTGCAAGTCCGATGCTCAG GTTGCAGCTAAAGCTCTGGAAACGGCTGTTTTTGGAGCGTTCTACAATGTCATGATCAACCTGAAGGACGTCTCAGACGAAGCCTTCAGACTGGCT ACGCAGAGGAGAGTTTCTGAGCTTCTGCAGGAAGCCAAGGACAGCGTGGCCTCCATCCTGGACGCAGCTGAGAACAGAACCTGA